The Sinomicrobium kalidii region GGCCTGAACATTGGATTCGGTTCCTGTGGCTATTTTAATGACAGCCGTTTCTGTTTCTTCGGACAATTCATCCGAATGAATGGCAATTTCATCCGAAGCTGAAGTCGTCCCTGCGGGAATACGTACCTGATGCGGAAAGGAAAAATCCTCACCGTCTGTTGCTGTGCCTTCCGTCTGTTCCAGGTTTACTACAACGTCAACGATCTGTGGCTCACTTATAGATACAGTAAATGCGTAAGTAGTTTCCGTTTCAATCAAAGTCTGGTTGTCATTAAACTCCAGGGCAACTTCAAGGGAAGGAGCTGAAGCTGTCAAAGTGCTGTCTCCCGTATGGTCATCATCGCTACAGGCTGTTATCAGGATGAGTAAGCACCAGGCCCATGTCAAATTATATATATAGCTTTTCATGTTGTTTTCTTGTTTTTCAAGTTAATCGACTATTTTTTCCAATACCTGATAGAATTCCCTGGAATTACCGGCGGCATTATCCGTTAGATATCCAAAGCTCATGTACAGCTTGTCTGCACCGTTTATATCATCCCGCTCTACGTAATTTGTTTCGGAACCACAGGGGACATTGGTCATTTCTCCGGCATGAGACTGACAAGTAATGAAGGGTTGTCCGTTACCCATTTGATCTTCCCCGGATGGTGTTTTTTCCGGATAGGTTATCTTGTCGTTTTCATCGATTTGGAAGTACCACTCATTACCTTCAAATGCACCGAAATACTCAACGACCCGATATGTCGTGGCATCTACAGATTCGATCAGGGTCTCTGCGGGCCAGTCGGAGGCCGTATAAGTTAAAACACCTATTCTGTAATATTCGGCATTCAGGGTTCTGTATAAGCCTGCAAAACGAGTGCCTACGGAAACTTTTGTAGTGGTGGAATTAACATTCATATGTCCTTCGGATGTAGTGGAGATGTATTTTAGGGTCCAGAAGTCTCCGATATTCAAATCACTGTCACTTTCAGGCAGCGGATTGTCATTAACCGTTAACCCTTCCCGGAGGTCTTCATATTTGAAAGAGAAGGAGAAAGATGGTTTTTCCCCGGCTGTTGTGTTGTCTATGGAAAGGGTTTCAAATAATACCTCATTACTTGTGTTGCCTGTGGCGGCATCAGTAAAGCTTTTGTATACCTCGATGGAGGTCGTTTGTTGTCTGCTTTGGAAGACGGTGCCTGAAGCGGTATAGGTGCCGTCATTTCCGACGACATAACCGATGCTCGCATTATTAAGGGAGAGCAGGCCGCCTTTAATGGCATTGCCGGTTAATTCGTCGTTATCGTCATCTATGCATGATACCGTGATGGATAGAGACAATAATGCATATATTAAGAATTTTATTTTTTTCATCTTGTAACGTTTTAAGTTTAATTATTGCCAGAATAAAGGTGATGTTAATTCGTCACCTCCAAGCCTTTGTGCTCCACTATCGTAATTGTCCTTGTTTAAAGAGACTTCTGTGGTTGGATAGTAATAGCGGGAAGGTATTTGGTTTATGGCTGCTTCTGCGGCAGGTTCTAATGCAGGGATTTTTGTTCTTCTCCATTCTGTCCACGCTTCAAATCCCTGATCGAACAATGCCAGCCATAATTGCTGGCCTATTTTTTCCCTTGCGTCAGCTTGTGTAGTAAATCCAATGCCCGGTTGAGCCAGGTATGTTGACGCGCTCAGACCGTTGAATTCAAAACTTGCCTGGATCCCTTCGTTATAATAAACCAGTGCCTGAGCTGTGCCTCCGGAAATATATCCTTCATTTGCTGCCTCTGCTTTTAAAAAGCTCAATTGAGCATAGGACATTATGGTACCTGGTAATTCGGGGTTTAAGTAGAATTCTCCTAAACCTGAAATATTGGCGTAGGTATAGCCCAGGGCTTCATTGGGCAGTGTAGTCTGGTTGCCATATCCTGCCGGTTTCCCCATGATGTCACCATCTGCATTAGGGGCAGCGTAAACTTCGAGCCTCGGGTCATTTAAGGATTCCATCATTTCTACTAAAGCGGAATTTACTTTATACTCGGGTCTTGCTCCAAAGTCTATCAATTCGTAGATAGGGTTTGCGTCTGGTTGATTGGGTAAGTAACTCACCTGGGCATTATCTGCATTAGAAGTGAACATTTGTCCACCGTTGATTAATGCCTGTAACTCGGCGCTCACATCTCTTGTAGAAGAAATTCTCATCAGGGCTCTGAACTTTAGTGAGTTGGCCAGTTTTTTCCATTTGGTGATATCTCCCCCGTAATATAAATCTGAAGAAGCTACTACTTCGCCACCTCCTGTAGAAAGCATGTTTGCTGCCTGGGTGTACATGTCAATGACGCCTTCATATACTGTAGCTTCGTTGTCGTAAACGGGTTTTAATATATTGGGATCCATAGCCTCTGTGAAAGGGATGGGGCCGTACAGCTCTGTTAAAAACTGAAAACCGGATGCCTGTATAATTAGGGAAATGGCCTGTAGATTGGCATTCCCTTCTGCTTCCGCCAGGGAGTACATGGCATTGGCTTCAGATATTACATCAGAATACATGGTGTCCCAAATGTTGTCTATAACTCCTCTTCTTGGAACGTATCTTTCTTCGTCGTTGTATTGAACTTTGGTCCATGTCTGGGCCCAAACGGCACCCATATCGCCTCCGGCGCCACCCAACACTCCGTATAATACATTGGAATAAATTCTTTGTGATCCGCCCAATAATAAGTGTGCCGGTAGTGCTACAGGGTTATTGGGATCTGTGTTTAGCTCTTCAAAATCTTTATCACAGCCTGTGATCATGATAAGGCTAAACAATACATATAGTATTTTTTTCATTTTTTTCATGATATATATTTTTAACCTATTCAGAATTTTAAGTTTATGTTAAAGCCTATATTTCTGGAAGACGGATATTGACCGAACTCCTGGCCCTGTTCGCCGTTGGCGCTACTAAAACCTGTTTCAGGGTCTATGTGAGGCGCTTTTTTATATAATATAGCCAGGTTTCTGCCTACAACTGAAAACTTAAGAGATTGAATAGGAGTGTTTTCTAATAGTCTTGAAGGTATAGAATAACCAAGGGTAACCTGTCTGAGTTTTACATACGATGCATCAAATATGGCACTGGACTCAATGGAGTTGCTATAAGACGCCTGGTTAAAAGATTTTGCAGGAACAACCACATTATTGGGGACATAGCCTCCGTTGCCGTCAGACATTACTCCTTCTCCTACGAGGCCCCCCTCTCTTCCTATTAGGGTTTCTTCCAGAGTACCGGCGTATCTGCCCCATGCATATGTCATACTGTGGATATCGCCTCCGATTTTTGCGTCTATGAGGGTGGAGAAATCGAAATTTTTATATCTGATAGAGAAATTGGCGCCTCCTGTCCAGTCCGGAGCTATATCTCCCAGAACTTGAGGAGTCTGATTGATTAAAGGCAGACCGTTTTGGTAAATCACCTGGCCGTCATCTGTCCTTTCAAAGTCGCGCCCCACAAGAGCACCGTATGGCTGACCGGCCCTGGCTTCAAGAGTGACGCCCCACTGGCTTCCCAGGATATAACTGTCCAACTCACCTAATGAAGTAACCTGGTTGTCGTTTTTTGCCCAGTTGAGGTCTATGTCGAAATTGAAGTCTTCTGTCCGGACTACGGTTCCTCCGAGTTGTATTTCCACACCCTTGTTGCTCATGTCTGCAATATTGTCCCAGACATTTCTGTATCCGGTGGAAGAGGATACCTGGATGGGAACCAAAAGGTCTTCACTTTGTTGATCGTAATATGTTGCGCTCAGACGCAATCTGTTTTGGAAAAATTTAGCGTCGAGACCGACCTCGATACCGGTAACGGTTTCTGCTTTTAAATTGGGATTGTATTGTGTGTTGGGTAACTGTCCCTGATTACCAAAGCCTGTGTTATTGAGGCTAAAAGTGGGGTTGATGTTGTAAGGACCTAAAGCACCTGTGCTCCCCACTTTTGACCATCCGCCTCTTAATTTAAGGAAATTTATACGTTCTCCTAAATCAAATATGTCAGATAACACAATGGAAGTGGAGACGGAAGGGTAAAAGAATGAGTTGTTCTTTTTTGGCAGAATACTTGCCCAGTCATTTCTACCGGTAAAATCGATAAAAAAGAAGTTCTTATAGGCTATTTGACCGTAACCGTATAAACTATTGATCTTTTGATTTCTTTTGGGGGTCTGCCCGCGGATACCAGGTTCCCTTAGTACTGCTACGGCCCCTGTTTGTAAATTTGAAATATCATATAAACCCGGTAACTCGAGAGCGGGAAGAGAGGCGTAAGTACTGGTGTATCGCCTGTTCATATGATTGCCTCCTACATTGAATGAAAACAAAATATCCTCTGTGATCTCCTTTTCCATGCTGAGCAATACGCTGGCATTGATCTCTTCAAACCTTCGCTGTATTTCAGTATAAGTTCCGTCGGGAGCGTTGTTGCTTCCTTTGGCTTGTCGTCTGGTTTCCAGTTGAGAGTAAAAATCTGCTCCCAGCTTAGTACTTAGTGTTAGCCAGTCATTTAATTGATACGACAAATCGACATTTCCTACAATACGATCCTTTTCGAGGGTGTTTCTGTTGGTTTCCAATACCCAATACGGGTTGTTCTGGAAGTTGTGATTCCAGTTGAGCGGAGTCCCTGCAGCAGGGGTGTGGTCCGGGGCCAGGGGAAAGTTTCTCCAATCTCTTAAATCAGAGAAGTTAACATTTCTGGCGGACCAGATAAATTGCTGGAAGGGGTTTTCATTGTTGTACCCGGTTATTGGCAGATTGTCACTATCTATATTGAAGTAATTGGCAGACAGGCTTGCTGTGAATCTTTCTCCCAGATCTAAAGTCCCGTTAAAGCCTATTGTTGTTTTTTTGAGTTCCGTAAAAGGAATCATTCCCTTTTCATCACTGTTACCGATGGATAATCTCATTTTTCCCTTGGTGAGGGATAAATTATTGCTGATATTGACACCGGTATCCAGGAAGTCCCTTACGTTATCGGGATAAGAAACCCACGGAATGGGGTTTCCGTCATTAATTAATTGAGAATTCCATTGAATAAATTCAAGACCTACGTCCAATGGAGGCCCCCAGCTTTCGTCAACTCCGTCTCCAACGCCGCCGCTGGCACCGTCAACATATTCAAAATAACTGGGATCTCCGCCCTGACCGTATGAATTCTGATAATCCGGTAAAATTAAAGGATTGGAGAAGGTGACATTTGTATTAAAAGAGACTTCGAATTTTTTGCCTTCACTACCTCTTCTGGTTGTAATAACGATAACGCCATTACCGGCTCTTAAGCCGTATAATGCGGCAGCATTGGGTCCTTTTAAAACGGATACCGATTCAATATCGTCGGGATTGATATCAGCGGCTCCGTTGGGTAAGTCAACACCACCTCCCGAACCGGCATTCCCGAAAGATCTGTTGTCAATAGGAACTCCGTCAACTACGTACAAGGGTTCGTTATTACCTGTTATTGATGAGTTTCCCCTGAGGACAATCCTCGATGAAGCGCCGACACTACCTGAAGTTGAGGTTACCTGTACGCCTGCAACTTTACCGCTTATGGCGTTGGATATGTTGCTTTCCCGCGCTTCGGTCAACCCATCACCGGAAATGCCTTGTACAGCATAACCCAGGGCCTTTTCTTCTCTTCTGATACCAAGGGCTGTGACAACCACTTCTTCCAATGCCTGAGCATCTTCAGTCATTTGTGTGTTTATGGTGCTTTCTGCCCCGATTGTCTTTTCTACATCGGCCATGCCAATGTATGAATAGACGAGGATTTGACCTGCACTCGCCTGAATAGAATAATTCCCGTCAAAATCGGTTTGTGTCCCGACGGTAGTCCCTTTTACAAGGATGTTTACCCCGGGCAGCGGCAAGCCGTCCTGATCAGTCACCGTACCTGTGATTGTTTTTTCCTGTGCAAAAGAAAGATGCACAACAAACGCCAGTAGTAGCGTTAGTAGTCTACTAAACTTTGTTCTCATTTTTGAATTATTTGAATTAGCTATCGTAAATATCTTAAAAGAATGTTAAAAACACAAAGATTTAATCTTAATTGTTTTAAATTTTAACTTTATTAGGTTAATTTAATAAAAATACTACGTTAAAATTAAGTTAATAAATTTTGTTTAGTAATTTTCATTAACATTGTTTTGAGCGTTATTTCATCAATATTTTAAGGTGTTATCTTATTTTGTTGACGGGGAGAAGTGAATCCTCTATGTTCTCTTCCGGGTTCTGTAGTTTTGACCGCTATCCTCCGGTGCAATTTTTTATATCTTTTTTAGGCTTGTGTCGCGACAGACCGATTTTGTAAATAAGGCGGCTTCGTACTTCTAACTTTTTTTCTATTTTAGTGAGCTGAACAAAATTCCTTGCCCGATGAGAGGAGTTCTACTTACTAAAACCTATTTATGAACCTGAAAAAATTTCCGTTTTACAGGCAACTCGATCAAATGGACTGTGGCCCTACCTGCCTGCGGATGATAGCCCGGTATTACGGAAGGTCTTATTCTACCGATTTTTTAAGGCGTAAGGCGAATATCACCCGGGAGGGTGTGTCCCTGGGCGGGATAGCTGAAGCCGCTGAAAGTATCGGTTTTCATTCCCTGGCGGTAAGTATCGATTTTAAAACACTGGAAGAAGAAGTGCCCCTGCCCTGCATTGCGCATTGGCGGCAACGGCATTTTGTGGTGATCCATGCCATTAAAAAAGACAAGGTCTATGTGGCCGATCCTGCCCACGGGTTGGTAAAGTATGATAAAAAGGAGTTTGTCGCCGGATGGATGGGCAAGAATGCCGATATTGATAATGACGAAGGCTACCTGCTTTTACTGGAACCTACGCCCAATTTCTACGAAAATGACCAGGGAACCAAAAAAGAATACGGGTTTAGATTCCTGTTCTGGTATTTCAAGCCCTATAAAAAGCATCTGACGCAATTGTTCCTGGGGTTGGCCGTGGGAAGCTTGTTGCAACTTATATTTCCTTTTTTAACCCAGGCGGTAGTTGACTACGGTATTAATTATCAAAACCTGAATTTTGTTTATCTCATATTAGTTGCCCAGCTGACGTTATTCATTTCACAAACCTCCGTAGAGCTTATCCGGGGCTGGATATTGTTGCACGTCACCAGCAGGGTAAATATCAACCTGATCTCCGATTTCCTCATCAAGCTGATGCGGTTGCCCATTGCGTTTTTTGATTCCAAGAACACCGGGGATATCATTCAGCGTATCTACGACCATAACCGGATACAGAATTTTTTGTCGACCACCACACTTAATACATTGTTTTCGGCATTTAATGTGATTATTTTCGGTGTGGTGCTGGCTTATTATAACCTGGGGATATTTCTCGTTTTTCTTTTCGGTTCCATATTCTATATAGGGTGGACCCTGCTCTTTATGAAAAAACGGGCCGAACTGGATTACAAACGGTTCGACCAGTCTTCAGACAATCAGAGCAGTTTGTACCAGCTTATTTCCGGCATGCAGGAAATCAAGCTCAACGGTTCGGAAAGACGGCGACGGTGGGAGTGGGAAGCTATCCAGGTACGCCTGTTCAAGATTTCCATTAAAGGACTTTCGTTGTCCCAGACGCAAAACACCGGTGGTCGTTTTCTCAACGAATTGAAAAATATCCTGATTACATTTATAGCGGCAAAATCTGTGATTGAAGGCGATCTTACCCTGGGTATGATGCTCTCGGTACAATATATTATAGGGCAACTCAATCTTCCCATCAACAATTTTATCACCTTTATCCAGTCCGGGCAGGACGCCAAGATAAGCCTTGAAAGGCTGTCGGAAATTCATTCCAAGGAAGACGAGGAAGATCCTTTTGAAGATAATATAACGGCTTTACCCGATGACAAGAGTATTAAGTTTCAGGATGTCAGTTTCAGGTACGGCGGGGATTCCTCCCCTCTGGTGCTGGACAACCTCAATTTTGAGATCCCGGAGGGCAAGGTTACGGCCATAGTCGGTGCCAGCGGAAGCGGAAAAACCACTCTGGTGAAGCTGTTGCTCAAATTCTATGACCCTACCAAAGGAACCATCTTTGTGGGCAATGCCCGGTTGAAAAACCTGAACACCACCATGTGGCGGAAAGCATGTGGTTCCGTGATGCAGGACGGTTTCCTGTTCGGAGATACCATTGCCCGTAACATTACCGAATCCGATTCCGAAGGAATTATCAGCAAAGAACGGCTGGTGCATGCCGTAAGTGTGGCGAACATAGAGGATTTTATTGAAGAGCAACCATCAGGCTACAATACCAAGATCGGTTCGAGCGGCGTTAACATCAGTGGCGGGCAGCGACAGCGTATATTGATAGCCCGGTCAGTGTACAAAGACCCCAAATATATCTTTTTTGATGAAGCCACCAGTGCCCTCGATGCCAATAATGAAAAGGCCATTATGGAACACCTGGAAGAATTTTACAAGGGGAAGACCGCGGTTATAGTGGCTCACAGGCTCAGTACGGTAAAGAATGCCGACCAGATCATTGTGCTGGAAAAGGGAAAGATCATTGAACAGGGGACACACCGGGAACTGGCGAAGAAAAAAGGGGCCTATTTTACCCTGGTAAAAAATCAACTGGAATTGGGAGAATAAACCTACCGGATAAAAAATGAGCGATACCAAAGATAAAAAGAAGAAAATCGATCAACTCGACGAACGTTCCGACCAGGTGAAGGAAATTCTGGGAGAAGCACCCAGCTGGATGATCCGCTGGGGGACTACGTTAGTATTTATTATCGTATTGTTCATCATTGTGGGGAGTGCGTTGATACGTTATGACGATATTATCATGGCGCG contains the following coding sequences:
- a CDS encoding peptidase domain-containing ABC transporter: MNLKKFPFYRQLDQMDCGPTCLRMIARYYGRSYSTDFLRRKANITREGVSLGGIAEAAESIGFHSLAVSIDFKTLEEEVPLPCIAHWRQRHFVVIHAIKKDKVYVADPAHGLVKYDKKEFVAGWMGKNADIDNDEGYLLLLEPTPNFYENDQGTKKEYGFRFLFWYFKPYKKHLTQLFLGLAVGSLLQLIFPFLTQAVVDYGINYQNLNFVYLILVAQLTLFISQTSVELIRGWILLHVTSRVNINLISDFLIKLMRLPIAFFDSKNTGDIIQRIYDHNRIQNFLSTTTLNTLFSAFNVIIFGVVLAYYNLGIFLVFLFGSIFYIGWTLLFMKKRAELDYKRFDQSSDNQSSLYQLISGMQEIKLNGSERRRRWEWEAIQVRLFKISIKGLSLSQTQNTGGRFLNELKNILITFIAAKSVIEGDLTLGMMLSVQYIIGQLNLPINNFITFIQSGQDAKISLERLSEIHSKEDEEDPFEDNITALPDDKSIKFQDVSFRYGGDSSPLVLDNLNFEIPEGKVTAIVGASGSGKTTLVKLLLKFYDPTKGTIFVGNARLKNLNTTMWRKACGSVMQDGFLFGDTIARNITESDSEGIISKERLVHAVSVANIEDFIEEQPSGYNTKIGSSGVNISGGQRQRILIARSVYKDPKYIFFDEATSALDANNEKAIMEHLEEFYKGKTAVIVAHRLSTVKNADQIIVLEKGKIIEQGTHRELAKKKGAYFTLVKNQLELGE
- a CDS encoding SusD/RagB family nutrient-binding outer membrane lipoprotein, which codes for MKKILYVLFSLIMITGCDKDFEELNTDPNNPVALPAHLLLGGSQRIYSNVLYGVLGGAGGDMGAVWAQTWTKVQYNDEERYVPRRGVIDNIWDTMYSDVISEANAMYSLAEAEGNANLQAISLIIQASGFQFLTELYGPIPFTEAMDPNILKPVYDNEATVYEGVIDMYTQAANMLSTGGGEVVASSDLYYGGDITKWKKLANSLKFRALMRISSTRDVSAELQALINGGQMFTSNADNAQVSYLPNQPDANPIYELIDFGARPEYKVNSALVEMMESLNDPRLEVYAAPNADGDIMGKPAGYGNQTTLPNEALGYTYANISGLGEFYLNPELPGTIMSYAQLSFLKAEAANEGYISGGTAQALVYYNEGIQASFEFNGLSASTYLAQPGIGFTTQADAREKIGQQLWLALFDQGFEAWTEWRRTKIPALEPAAEAAINQIPSRYYYPTTEVSLNKDNYDSGAQRLGGDELTSPLFWQ
- a CDS encoding SusC/RagA family TonB-linked outer membrane protein: MRTKFSRLLTLLLAFVVHLSFAQEKTITGTVTDQDGLPLPGVNILVKGTTVGTQTDFDGNYSIQASAGQILVYSYIGMADVEKTIGAESTINTQMTEDAQALEEVVVTALGIRREEKALGYAVQGISGDGLTEARESNISNAISGKVAGVQVTSTSGSVGASSRIVLRGNSSITGNNEPLYVVDGVPIDNRSFGNAGSGGGVDLPNGAADINPDDIESVSVLKGPNAAALYGLRAGNGVIVITTRRGSEGKKFEVSFNTNVTFSNPLILPDYQNSYGQGGDPSYFEYVDGASGGVGDGVDESWGPPLDVGLEFIQWNSQLINDGNPIPWVSYPDNVRDFLDTGVNISNNLSLTKGKMRLSIGNSDEKGMIPFTELKKTTIGFNGTLDLGERFTASLSANYFNIDSDNLPITGYNNENPFQQFIWSARNVNFSDLRDWRNFPLAPDHTPAAGTPLNWNHNFQNNPYWVLETNRNTLEKDRIVGNVDLSYQLNDWLTLSTKLGADFYSQLETRRQAKGSNNAPDGTYTEIQRRFEEINASVLLSMEKEITEDILFSFNVGGNHMNRRYTSTYASLPALELPGLYDISNLQTGAVAVLREPGIRGQTPKRNQKINSLYGYGQIAYKNFFFIDFTGRNDWASILPKKNNSFFYPSVSTSIVLSDIFDLGERINFLKLRGGWSKVGSTGALGPYNINPTFSLNNTGFGNQGQLPNTQYNPNLKAETVTGIEVGLDAKFFQNRLRLSATYYDQQSEDLLVPIQVSSSTGYRNVWDNIADMSNKGVEIQLGGTVVRTEDFNFDIDLNWAKNDNQVTSLGELDSYILGSQWGVTLEARAGQPYGALVGRDFERTDDGQVIYQNGLPLINQTPQVLGDIAPDWTGGANFSIRYKNFDFSTLIDAKIGGDIHSMTYAWGRYAGTLEETLIGREGGLVGEGVMSDGNGGYVPNNVVVPAKSFNQASYSNSIESSAIFDASYVKLRQVTLGYSIPSRLLENTPIQSLKFSVVGRNLAILYKKAPHIDPETGFSSANGEQGQEFGQYPSSRNIGFNINLKF